In Haematobia irritans isolate KBUSLIRL chromosome 1, ASM5000362v1, whole genome shotgun sequence, a genomic segment contains:
- the tsl gene encoding membrane-attack complex domain containing protein torso-like, with product MNPKDGLFWQLTLLLVATCGWGHGSGRESQLRVGKALNVFVRFGYLGISMRVIPTNDTAEDVRWLFKEPTRNIYKDVNTLAESNEQNTPGIFHGDFHMEFCDNRRQLYQAYFRDFTIERLDRPWEAFTGGWFPDNAAKKLGINTSFIQGDYSYVLVRVVRFRETGKFKTDLPLNLTLENDVRDRMNDIVAGNVTTAVKFFENVGTHYINSYTTGNSLYQVFVYNRKNYQMIKERIKSKGINSLSKQDLYHFFAPWFAEHLGQIRSASANNTVERWARRKLQYEYLLVKYVTLLKLHGNGTLLRTLDTLLGNDAILQLDLKSLNVIFHNEPEKQNWFHEVLDNHMELWEANMPQN from the exons ATGAACCCAAAAGATGGGTTATTCTGGCAGTTAACACTACTCTTAGTGGCAACATGCGGATGGGGCCATGGCAGTGGTAGAGAATCTCAATTGAGAGTGGGCAAAGCCCTCAATGTATTCGTACGTTTCGGTTACTTGGGTATCTCGATGAGGGTCATACCCACAAATGATACAGCAGAAGATGTTCGATGGTTATTCAAAGAACCCACAAGGAATATATACAAG GATGTCAACACCTTAGCGGAGAGCAATGAACAGAATACTCCAGGCATCTTCCATGGTGACTTTCACATGGAGTTCTGTGACAATCGACGCCAATTGTATCAGGCATATTTTCGTGATTTCACCATAGAACGTTTAGATCGCCCTTGGGAAGCATTTACCGGAGGCTGGTTTCCCGATAATGCAGCCAAGAAATTGGGCATCAATACCTCTTTCATTCAGGGCGATTATTCGTATGTTCTGGTGAGAGTGGTGCGATTTCGAGAAACTGGAAAATTCAAAACAGACTTACCCTTGAATCTAACACTGGAGAATGATGTGAGAGATCGCATGAATGACATAGTGGCAGGAAATGTGACAACAGCTGTGAAATTCTTTGAAAATGTGGGAACCCATTATATTAACTCCTATACAACGGGAAATTCTTTATACCAG GTTTTTGTCTACAATCGTAAAAACTATCAAATGATCAAGGAACGTATCAAATCCAAAGGCATCAATTCCTTATCCAAACAAGACTTGTATCATTTCTTTGCTCCTTGGTTTGCTGAACATTTGGGTCAAATACGTTCGGCCAGTGCCAATAATACAGTGGAACGTTGGGCTCGCCGCAAACTGCAATATGAATATCTGCTGGTGAAATATGTTACCCTACTCAAATTGCATGGTAATGGTACACTACTAAGGACATTGGATACACTGCTGGGCAACGATGCCATATTACAATTAGATTTAAAATCACTCAATGTTATATTCCACAATGAACCCGAAAAGCAAAATTGGTTCCATGAGGTATTGGATAATCATATGGAACTGTGGGAAGCCAACATGCCGCAGAATTAA